AATCGTCCGGCAGGCTGCCCATGTCGTGCACTTGCACGCGGTGCTGGGCGTCGGCGTCGCGGTAGGTGTCGAGCAGCGCGCCGATGAAGGCCTGCAACTGGGCCTCGGCCACGAGCGCCGGGTCGCGCGCGCCCTCGAGTGCGTCGACGATCTCGGTCAGGTGCGCGTGGATGACCGCGTGCAGCAGCTCGTCCTTGTTGCTGTAGTAGTGGTAGAGGTTGGCCTTGGAGATCGCGGCCTCGGCGGCGATGTCGTTGATGCCGGAGCCGTGGTAGCCGTCGCGCGCAAAGACGACCGTCGCGGCGCGCAGGATCGCGTCGCGTTTGTCC
The nucleotide sequence above comes from Pseudomonadota bacterium. Encoded proteins:
- a CDS encoding TetR/AcrR family transcriptional regulator, with the translated sequence DKRDAILRAATVVFARDGYHGSGINDIAAEAAISKANLYHYYSNKDELLHAVIHAHLTEIVDALEGARDPALVAEAQLQAFIGALLDTYRDADAQHRVQVHDMGSLPDDLQADLKALERDIVAVFSGALTGALPALAERRHLLKPVTMSLFGMLNWHYMWFRPGGSMSRDRYSQLAFDIILGGAREALARDGG